Proteins encoded together in one Flavobacteriales bacterium window:
- a CDS encoding peptidylprolyl isomerase: MSLRSTNKFLSLLIFIAASTAGMTQPTGEVIDQVVAVIGGYKVLRSDVESQYIQYEQQGVAGPGLNKCQVFEDLMFEKLLLNQAEIDSVEVTDEQVKSEMDRRMSMLEAQIGGIQKLEEFYGQSVVEIKEEMRSSMRAQMTAQRMQQEVVGEIEVTPAEVRRFFRDIPHDSLPLINSEVEVAQIVKFPEVREEAKTAAMEELRGIKKRIEEGSKFSTMAILYSEDPGSSKNGGLYEGVKRGQFVKEFEGVAFALQPGEISDVFETQFGYHICQLEAKRGQEIDVRHILIVPKITPDDLQEAQNFLDSLKLIISDGILTFEEAAMEYSDDKNTRNNGGIMVNPATADTKFEISELDRSVYFTIEEVNVGEIAGPINYQTPNGQQGFRLVRLISRSQPHRANLKDDYQRLQMMAKQKKQQDITSEWVEDRLNDTYIRVMPNSYECNFQYNWKKNDL, from the coding sequence ATGAGTTTGAGATCTACGAATAAGTTTTTATCCCTCTTGATTTTTATTGCGGCCTCAACGGCCGGAATGACACAACCGACGGGCGAGGTCATCGACCAGGTTGTAGCCGTGATCGGCGGGTATAAGGTGTTGCGATCCGATGTCGAATCGCAGTATATACAGTACGAACAGCAAGGCGTGGCCGGACCGGGCCTCAATAAATGCCAGGTCTTTGAGGATCTTATGTTCGAGAAATTGCTTTTGAACCAAGCCGAGATCGATTCCGTTGAAGTGACCGATGAGCAAGTCAAAAGCGAAATGGATCGCCGGATGTCGATGCTCGAAGCGCAGATCGGTGGAATCCAGAAGCTCGAGGAATTCTACGGACAATCGGTTGTGGAGATCAAAGAAGAAATGCGCAGTTCCATGCGGGCTCAAATGACCGCTCAGCGAATGCAACAAGAAGTGGTAGGGGAAATCGAAGTAACTCCGGCCGAGGTGCGCAGGTTCTTTAGGGACATTCCGCACGATAGCCTGCCTTTGATCAATTCGGAGGTCGAAGTCGCACAGATCGTGAAGTTCCCGGAGGTTCGCGAAGAAGCTAAGACCGCTGCGATGGAAGAGTTACGCGGTATCAAGAAAAGGATCGAAGAGGGCTCCAAGTTCTCGACCATGGCCATCCTGTATTCGGAGGATCCGGGTTCCTCAAAGAACGGTGGACTTTACGAAGGGGTTAAGCGCGGTCAATTCGTCAAAGAATTCGAGGGAGTGGCTTTCGCACTTCAACCGGGTGAAATCAGTGATGTATTTGAAACGCAATTCGGATATCACATTTGTCAGCTCGAGGCCAAAAGAGGTCAGGAGATCGATGTGCGCCATATCCTCATCGTTCCGAAGATCACACCCGACGATTTGCAGGAAGCTCAGAACTTTTTGGATAGCCTGAAGTTGATCATAAGCGACGGTATTTTGACCTTCGAAGAAGCTGCCATGGAGTACTCGGACGATAAGAATACCCGAAACAACGGAGGTATCATGGTGAATCCGGCAACTGCCGATACTAAGTTCGAGATCTCCGAGCTGGATCGCTCGGTTTACTTTACCATTGAAGAAGTAAACGTAGGGGAGATCGCCGGCCCAATTAACTACCAAACGCCCAACGGACAACAGGGCTTTCGGTTAGTGAGGCTTATTAGCCGTTCTCAACCACACCGCGCCAACCTCAAAGACGATTATCAACGTCTGCAGATGATGGCGAAACAGAAAAAACAGCAGGATATCACAAGTGAATGGGTCGAAGATCGATTGAACGATACCTACATTCGCGTGATGCCAAACAGTTATGAATGCAACTTCCAGTACAACTGGAAAAAGAACGATCTATAA